One region of Baekduia soli genomic DNA includes:
- a CDS encoding aldehyde dehydrogenase family protein, with protein sequence MYVAGEWIGREDATVVSPFDGEPVGTVPEATPAEVERALRAAVAGAAAMRALPGAERTAILRRAADRADAKVEDLARTIARESGKTLTEARGEAGRAGELLRVSAAEGARMHGETLPLDASPGAVGKLGFTLRQPCGVVVAIAPFNFPLLLVLHKVAPALAAGNAVILKPATQTPLTALALTELLVGAGLPDHALQCLTGAGGRLGPLLCRDHRVRKVSFTGSTAVGERIAAVAGVKRLSLELGASCPTLVLADADLDQAARAIATGGYANAGQVCISVQRVLVDRAVHGDLLDALLPQVDAIRPGDPLADGTTMGPLISEDEARRVQTVVAAAGARGARLLTGGERDGALVSPAVVDGVDPSDPLSQDELFGPAIAVTTVDGVAEAIRVANDTSYGLGAGVFTRDIQAALRFVRDVDCGALHVNWTPLWRADPMPYGGLKGSGIGKEGPRYAVQEMTELKAVVFHDVD encoded by the coding sequence ATGTACGTGGCGGGGGAGTGGATCGGGCGCGAGGACGCGACGGTCGTCAGCCCGTTCGACGGCGAGCCGGTGGGCACGGTCCCGGAGGCCACCCCGGCCGAGGTCGAGCGCGCGCTGCGGGCGGCCGTGGCGGGCGCGGCGGCCATGCGTGCGCTGCCCGGCGCCGAGCGCACGGCGATCCTCCGCCGGGCGGCCGACCGCGCCGACGCCAAGGTCGAGGACCTGGCGCGGACGATCGCCCGGGAATCGGGCAAGACGCTGACCGAGGCGCGCGGCGAGGCCGGCCGCGCCGGTGAGCTGCTGCGCGTCAGTGCCGCCGAGGGCGCACGGATGCACGGCGAGACGCTGCCGCTGGACGCGAGCCCCGGGGCCGTCGGCAAGCTGGGCTTCACCCTGCGCCAGCCGTGCGGCGTCGTCGTGGCGATCGCCCCGTTCAACTTCCCGCTGCTGCTGGTCCTGCACAAGGTCGCCCCGGCGCTGGCCGCCGGCAACGCGGTGATCCTCAAGCCGGCCACCCAGACGCCGCTCACGGCACTGGCGCTCACCGAGCTGCTGGTCGGCGCCGGCCTGCCCGACCACGCGCTGCAGTGCCTGACCGGAGCGGGAGGCCGCCTCGGCCCGCTGCTGTGCCGCGACCACCGGGTGCGCAAGGTGTCGTTCACCGGCTCCACCGCGGTGGGTGAGCGGATCGCCGCGGTGGCGGGCGTCAAGCGCCTGTCGCTGGAGCTCGGGGCCAGCTGCCCGACGCTCGTGCTGGCCGACGCCGATCTCGACCAGGCCGCACGGGCCATCGCCACCGGCGGGTACGCCAACGCCGGCCAGGTGTGCATCTCGGTGCAGCGGGTGCTCGTCGACCGCGCGGTGCATGGCGACCTGCTCGACGCCCTGCTGCCGCAGGTCGACGCGATCCGCCCGGGTGACCCGCTGGCCGACGGCACGACGATGGGCCCCCTCATCAGCGAGGACGAGGCACGGCGCGTCCAGACCGTCGTGGCTGCGGCCGGCGCGCGCGGCGCCCGCCTGCTGACCGGCGGCGAGCGCGACGGCGCGCTTGTGTCGCCGGCGGTGGTCGACGGCGTCGACCCGAGCGATCCGCTCAGCCAGGACGAGCTGTTCGGCCCGGCCATCGCCGTGACCACGGTCGACGGGGTGGCCGAGGCGATCCGGGTGGCCAACGACACCAGCTACGGCCTCGGCGCCGGCGTGTTCACCCGCGACATCCAGGCGGCGCTGCGCTTCGTGCGCGACGTCGACTGCGGGGCGCTGCACGTGAACTGGACGCCGCTGTGGCGCGCCGACCCGATGCCCTACGGCGGCCTGAAGGGCAGCGGCATCGGCAAGGAGGGGCCGCGGTACGCGGTGCAGGAGATGACCGAGCTCAAGGCCGTGGTCTTCCACGACGTGGATTGA
- a CDS encoding LacI family DNA-binding transcriptional regulator, whose product MIAQRATPNGRRRRTTLADVAKAAGVSTSTASRALRDHPRVSAATRQRVVAIADQLGFARNDLARSLRLQASMLVGVVVPDVAIPFYASVLKGAQSRLEGAGYEVLVMNTEREPAREQRALRTLQSRQVDAVLVATSGGFAPLDVPVVFFDHVLTGAGAGAVAPDNEAGMSLLVEHLADIHGHRRIAFLGAPVTSAPGAAVLEGGPAYERREAFRAAMGRRGLPVAPEYLACADHGWSQAAAERAVAGLLGLSDPPTAIVAAGDTLALGALRALRRHGRAVPADVALVSFDDPEDADLLSSPLTALGRHDRELGDLAAELLLRALAGEPAEPEPVRLTLQLVVRRSCGCGAQAAS is encoded by the coding sequence ATGATCGCCCAACGTGCCACGCCGAACGGTCGCCGTCGCCGGACGACGCTGGCCGACGTCGCAAAGGCCGCCGGGGTCTCCACCTCGACCGCCAGCCGCGCGTTGCGCGACCATCCCCGCGTTTCGGCGGCGACGCGCCAGCGCGTCGTCGCGATCGCCGACCAGCTCGGCTTCGCGCGCAACGACCTCGCCCGGTCGCTGCGGCTGCAGGCCTCGATGCTCGTGGGGGTCGTGGTTCCCGACGTCGCGATCCCGTTCTACGCGAGCGTTCTCAAGGGCGCCCAGAGCCGGCTCGAGGGCGCGGGCTATGAGGTCCTGGTCATGAACACCGAGCGCGAGCCGGCCCGCGAGCAGCGCGCGCTGCGCACGCTGCAGTCCCGGCAGGTCGACGCCGTCCTGGTGGCCACCTCCGGTGGCTTCGCCCCGCTCGACGTGCCCGTCGTGTTCTTCGACCACGTGCTCACCGGCGCGGGCGCCGGTGCCGTCGCGCCCGACAACGAGGCGGGCATGTCCCTGCTCGTCGAGCACCTCGCCGACATTCACGGCCACCGCCGCATCGCCTTCCTCGGCGCCCCGGTGACCTCCGCCCCCGGCGCCGCGGTGCTCGAGGGGGGGCCGGCCTACGAGCGCCGGGAGGCGTTCCGTGCCGCGATGGGTCGCCGGGGGTTGCCGGTCGCGCCGGAGTACCTGGCCTGCGCTGACCACGGCTGGTCCCAGGCCGCGGCGGAGCGGGCGGTCGCCGGGCTGCTCGGGCTCTCCGATCCGCCGACGGCGATCGTCGCGGCCGGTGACACGCTGGCCCTCGGCGCGCTCCGGGCGCTGCGCCGCCACGGCCGGGCCGTTCCCGCCGACGTCGCGCTGGTGTCCTTCGACGATCCCGAGGACGCCGACCTGCTCAGCAGCCCGCTGACGGCCTTGGGCCGGCACGATCGCGAGCTCGGCGACCTCGCGGCCGAGCTGCTGCTTCGCGCGCTGGCCGGCGAGCCCGCCGAGCCCGAGCCGGTCCGGCTCACCCTCCAGCTCGTGGTCCGTCGCTCGTGCGGCTGCGGCGCGCAGGCGGCCTCATGA
- a CDS encoding SIR2 family protein: MHIRNLGMPTRRTLVVLGAGATRGASFVGDSGQLHPPPLDADFFRLLSRSPAGRSQQARALLKYVAKNHSSVLDVSMEAIFVELQGSADFYEQFNIGRGRIVREPQRTIEHFYRVLPAVMKHSVTDSCAHHEAIAASLESGDAIISFNYDCLIDRALKLKGARRWNPDSGYGLALNDGTDEWKQWGGGPDASEPIKLLKLHGSLNWEFDSTGAVSLLPDPYDRDSAAGAVVPPLGRKPVSEEPFLQAWRAAREVVRRTERLIVIGYSLPAADYLVRSLFRADVDNDRLKELLVVDPASAVADRFLQLLTTPPSRIETMRSLGEFASWLE, encoded by the coding sequence GTGCACATCCGGAACCTGGGAATGCCGACCCGCCGGACGTTGGTCGTACTCGGAGCTGGCGCGACTCGCGGCGCGAGCTTCGTCGGCGACTCCGGCCAGCTGCACCCGCCCCCTCTTGACGCGGACTTCTTCCGACTGCTCTCACGCTCACCGGCCGGCCGCTCGCAGCAAGCTCGCGCGCTTCTCAAATACGTCGCCAAGAACCACTCCTCGGTCCTGGACGTGTCGATGGAGGCGATCTTCGTCGAGCTGCAGGGAAGCGCCGACTTCTACGAGCAGTTCAACATCGGACGAGGTCGGATCGTTCGTGAGCCTCAGCGGACCATCGAGCACTTCTACCGTGTGTTGCCAGCCGTCATGAAGCACTCGGTCACTGACAGCTGCGCCCACCACGAGGCCATTGCGGCAAGCCTCGAATCGGGCGACGCGATCATCAGCTTCAACTACGACTGCCTAATCGACCGCGCCCTGAAGCTCAAGGGTGCTCGTCGGTGGAATCCCGACTCCGGCTATGGACTAGCCCTCAACGACGGTACCGACGAGTGGAAGCAGTGGGGCGGCGGGCCCGACGCCAGCGAGCCGATCAAGCTGCTCAAGCTTCACGGATCTTTGAATTGGGAGTTCGACTCGACCGGTGCGGTGTCGCTGCTGCCTGATCCCTACGACCGCGACTCGGCGGCGGGCGCGGTGGTGCCTCCCCTCGGACGCAAGCCCGTATCGGAGGAGCCCTTCCTTCAAGCGTGGCGTGCGGCTCGCGAGGTGGTGAGACGCACCGAGCGTCTCATCGTCATCGGGTACAGCCTGCCGGCCGCCGACTACCTCGTTCGCTCCTTGTTCCGAGCAGACGTCGACAACGATCGGCTGAAGGAGCTGCTCGTCGTTGATCCGGCCTCTGCGGTCGCCGATCGGTTTCTTCAGCTGCTGACGACGCCGCCTTCTCGCATCGAAACGATGCGGAGTCTCGGGGAGTTTGCCTCGTGGCTTGAGTGA
- the iolD gene encoding 3D-(3,5/4)-trihydroxycyclohexane-1,2-dione acylhydrolase (decyclizing): MKTIRLTTAQAMVRYLAVQHSERDGRVARLVPAVAGIFGHGNVAGMGQALQAAGAELPFVQARNEQSMVHMAVGYAKAMRRTATLACTSSIGPGATNMVTGAALATVNRLPVLLLPSDTYATRRQGTVLQQLEHPSAGDVSVNDCFRPVSRHFDRVTRPEALLTALPEAMRVLTSPVDAGAVTLALPQDVQSEAYDFPIALFEPRTWRIARPPAEPEALARAGAALAAARRPIIIAGGGVHYSEAQGTLASLAERLGIPVVETFAGKGAVEEDAWWALGGLGLEGNPAANATAAEADLVIAVGTRLTDFATGSHSLFQDPDVTVVAINVDGRDAHKLGALPVIGDARDTLAALEAAAVAAGAAPQEGRREAVQPRRTEWTARRSAALAGDGAEAMTQGRLIGILQEHACPGDTIVAAAGGPPGDLLKVWDATGARHCHLEFGFSCMGYEIPAALGVRLAQPDGEVIAFVGDGTYLMNPTELVTAAQEGMAITVVVSENHGFQCIRRLQVARAGQEFGNEFRARARNGDGPLQGAGLEGEYIALDLAATARGFGAQAYQARTAAEVAAALDAARAARGPVVIVVETVPHHDLPPGGVWWDVAPAEVSDDPGVRERRAAYEDDRARLQRFHG; the protein is encoded by the coding sequence ATGAAGACCATCAGGCTCACCACCGCCCAGGCGATGGTCCGGTACCTGGCCGTCCAGCACAGCGAGCGCGACGGCCGCGTGGCGCGGCTCGTGCCCGCCGTCGCCGGGATCTTCGGCCACGGCAACGTCGCCGGGATGGGTCAGGCGCTGCAGGCCGCCGGCGCCGAGCTGCCCTTCGTGCAGGCGCGCAACGAGCAGTCGATGGTGCACATGGCCGTCGGCTACGCCAAGGCGATGCGCCGCACCGCGACGCTCGCCTGCACGAGCTCGATCGGCCCGGGCGCGACGAACATGGTCACGGGGGCCGCGCTGGCGACGGTCAACCGCCTGCCGGTTCTGCTGCTGCCCTCCGACACCTACGCGACGCGCCGTCAGGGCACGGTGCTCCAGCAGCTCGAGCATCCGAGCGCCGGGGACGTCAGCGTCAACGACTGCTTCCGTCCCGTCTCGCGCCACTTCGACCGCGTGACGCGGCCCGAGGCGCTGCTCACCGCGCTGCCCGAGGCCATGCGCGTGCTGACGAGCCCCGTCGACGCCGGAGCCGTGACGCTGGCGCTGCCCCAGGACGTCCAGTCCGAGGCCTATGACTTCCCCATCGCCCTGTTCGAGCCTCGTACCTGGCGGATCGCCCGGCCGCCGGCCGAGCCCGAGGCGCTGGCCCGGGCCGGCGCGGCGCTGGCGGCCGCCCGCCGGCCGATCATCATCGCCGGCGGAGGCGTGCACTACAGCGAGGCGCAGGGGACGCTCGCGTCGCTGGCCGAGCGACTCGGCATCCCCGTCGTGGAGACCTTCGCGGGCAAGGGCGCCGTGGAGGAGGACGCATGGTGGGCCCTGGGCGGGCTCGGCCTGGAGGGCAATCCGGCCGCCAATGCGACCGCGGCCGAGGCCGACCTCGTGATCGCCGTCGGCACGCGGCTGACCGACTTCGCCACCGGGTCGCACTCGCTCTTCCAAGACCCCGACGTGACCGTCGTGGCGATCAACGTCGATGGCCGGGACGCGCACAAGCTGGGGGCGCTGCCGGTGATCGGCGATGCCCGGGACACGCTGGCGGCGTTGGAGGCCGCCGCGGTGGCGGCCGGCGCCGCGCCGCAGGAGGGACGCCGTGAGGCGGTGCAGCCCCGCCGCACCGAGTGGACGGCGCGACGGTCGGCCGCGCTGGCCGGCGACGGCGCGGAGGCGATGACCCAGGGCCGGCTCATCGGGATCCTGCAGGAGCACGCCTGCCCGGGCGACACGATCGTCGCCGCCGCCGGCGGACCGCCCGGCGATCTGCTCAAGGTCTGGGACGCCACGGGCGCGCGTCACTGCCACCTCGAGTTCGGCTTCTCGTGCATGGGCTACGAGATCCCTGCCGCCCTCGGCGTGCGCCTGGCCCAACCCGATGGCGAGGTGATCGCCTTCGTCGGCGACGGGACCTACCTCATGAACCCGACCGAGCTCGTGACCGCCGCCCAGGAGGGCATGGCGATCACGGTGGTGGTCTCCGAGAACCACGGCTTCCAGTGCATCCGGCGCCTGCAGGTGGCGCGCGCCGGACAGGAGTTCGGCAACGAGTTCCGCGCGCGCGCCCGCAACGGCGACGGGCCGCTGCAGGGCGCGGGCCTGGAGGGCGAGTACATCGCGCTCGATCTGGCGGCCACGGCCCGCGGCTTCGGCGCGCAGGCATACCAGGCGCGGACGGCGGCGGAGGTCGCCGCGGCGCTGGATGCGGCCCGAGCGGCGCGGGGCCCGGTGGTCATCGTCGTCGAGACGGTGCCCCACCACGACCTCCCGCCGGGCGGGGTGTGGTGGGACGTGGCACCGGCCGAGGTCTCCGACGATCCCGGGGTGCGCGAGCGGCGCGCCGCCTACGAGGACGACCGCGCGCGCCTGCAGCGCTTCCACGGCTGA
- a CDS encoding pyridoxamine 5'-phosphate oxidase family protein — protein sequence MILQRTPYMTLATADGDGLPWASPVWFAVGDDRALFWVSRPTSVHSQNIAARADVSIVVFDTNARVGEAQAVYMRARAAMVPDGAGVDVFSRASVDVGIGAWTVADVVAPAELRLYRADVTELSLLDHQSSGGRDIRVPLDR from the coding sequence GTGATCCTGCAGCGGACCCCGTACATGACGCTGGCGACGGCGGACGGCGACGGGTTGCCGTGGGCCTCGCCGGTCTGGTTCGCCGTCGGCGACGATCGAGCGCTGTTCTGGGTCTCGCGTCCGACGTCTGTGCATTCGCAGAACATCGCTGCGCGCGCGGACGTGTCCATCGTCGTGTTCGACACGAACGCGCGCGTCGGCGAAGCGCAGGCCGTCTACATGCGTGCGCGAGCGGCGATGGTCCCGGACGGCGCGGGCGTCGACGTGTTCTCGCGTGCGAGCGTCGATGTCGGCATCGGTGCGTGGACCGTCGCCGACGTGGTGGCGCCGGCGGAGCTGCGGCTGTACCGAGCCGACGTCACCGAGCTCTCGCTGTTGGACCATCAGTCGAGCGGCGGTCGCGACATCCGCGTCCCGCTGGACCGATGA
- a CDS encoding HpcH/HpaI aldolase family protein has protein sequence MGATGLRERLRRGDVLAGTFLNLGSALAAEACGVAGLDWVLIDLEHGSGSEGDLLAQLHGARAGGVHAVVRVESAERPRAGRALDLGAEGIMVPRIDGVQEARAAVAHLHYAPHGDRGVATYNRACAFGTRPQAIAEAARHTVGIVQIETPAAVAAAGDIAALDGVDALFVGPGDLSHAMGAFGRVDAPEFQQALRTVVAAADAHGKAAGILVPGHEAVPGMLALGFTLIAVGSDSTLMVAGARAAAAAVHAT, from the coding sequence ATGGGCGCCACCGGCCTGCGCGAGCGGCTGCGCCGCGGGGACGTCCTGGCCGGGACGTTCCTGAACCTGGGCTCGGCGCTCGCCGCCGAGGCCTGCGGGGTGGCCGGGCTGGACTGGGTGCTCATCGACCTCGAGCACGGATCGGGCTCCGAGGGCGACCTGCTCGCCCAGCTGCACGGCGCGCGGGCCGGCGGCGTCCACGCCGTCGTGCGCGTCGAATCGGCCGAACGGCCCCGCGCCGGGCGGGCGCTCGACCTCGGCGCCGAGGGCATCATGGTCCCGCGGATCGACGGCGTGCAGGAGGCGCGTGCGGCGGTCGCCCACCTGCACTACGCGCCCCACGGGGACCGCGGCGTGGCGACCTACAACCGCGCCTGCGCGTTCGGCACCCGGCCGCAGGCCATCGCCGAGGCCGCGCGGCACACGGTGGGGATCGTGCAGATCGAGACTCCGGCCGCGGTGGCCGCGGCCGGGGACATCGCAGCGCTGGATGGCGTCGACGCCCTCTTCGTCGGCCCGGGCGACCTGTCGCATGCCATGGGCGCCTTCGGTCGCGTCGATGCCCCGGAGTTCCAGCAGGCGCTGCGGACCGTCGTCGCCGCCGCTGACGCCCACGGGAAGGCGGCCGGCATCCTCGTGCCCGGGCACGAGGCGGTGCCGGGCATGCTGGCGCTGGGCTTCACGCTGATCGCCGTGGGCTCGGACTCGACGCTCATGGTCGCCGGCGCCCGCGCCGCGGCAGCCGCCGTGCACGCGACGTGA
- a CDS encoding Gfo/Idh/MocA family protein, with the protein MGRQIGIGLLGAGWMGAMHSAAYRRVSGHFPALGLEPRLVIAADDAPGRAERAVRELGYEQATSDWRAVIAHPEVEAVSLTAPNALHREMALTAAAAGKHVWGEKPLGLWPHETAEIAEACAAAGIMTTVGFNYRHAPLVQHAAGLLAGGELGPLTRYRGAFLCDYASHPDGALTWRFLREQAGLGVLGDLMSHVVDMAHLLVGPIVRVCAQSATIIAERPLLPPGTATHFAVAPDGPRARVENEDWAAALVEFEGGLRGTLEVSRVATGPHAAMEFDVHGTDGALSWSFERLNELRRHRRPAPGEDGGYATVYAAPHHPDFAAFQPGAGNAMGFSDLKVIEARGFLESIRDGMPRAPEATDALAAARVVAAMARSVEVEGWVAVGDDIPRRSVA; encoded by the coding sequence GTGGGTCGACAGATCGGGATCGGGCTGCTGGGCGCGGGCTGGATGGGCGCGATGCACAGCGCCGCCTACCGCCGGGTGAGCGGCCACTTCCCGGCGCTGGGCCTCGAGCCCCGGCTCGTCATCGCTGCCGACGATGCGCCGGGACGCGCCGAGCGGGCCGTGCGCGAGCTCGGCTACGAGCAGGCGACCTCCGACTGGCGGGCGGTCATCGCGCATCCCGAGGTCGAGGCGGTCAGCCTGACGGCTCCCAACGCGCTGCATCGGGAGATGGCGCTCACCGCCGCCGCGGCCGGCAAGCACGTGTGGGGGGAGAAGCCGCTCGGGCTCTGGCCGCATGAGACCGCCGAGATCGCCGAGGCCTGCGCCGCGGCGGGCATCATGACGACGGTCGGCTTCAACTACCGCCATGCGCCGCTGGTTCAGCACGCGGCCGGGCTGCTGGCCGGCGGTGAGCTGGGTCCGCTGACCCGCTACCGCGGCGCGTTCCTGTGCGACTACGCCAGCCATCCCGACGGCGCCCTGACCTGGCGCTTCCTGCGCGAGCAGGCCGGCCTCGGCGTCCTGGGCGACCTGATGTCGCACGTGGTCGACATGGCCCACCTGCTCGTGGGTCCGATCGTCCGCGTGTGCGCGCAGAGCGCCACGATCATCGCCGAGCGGCCGCTGCTGCCACCAGGCACCGCCACCCACTTCGCGGTCGCGCCCGACGGCCCGCGCGCCCGCGTCGAGAACGAGGACTGGGCCGCGGCCCTGGTCGAGTTCGAGGGCGGGCTGCGGGGCACGCTCGAGGTCAGCCGGGTGGCCACGGGACCGCACGCCGCCATGGAGTTCGACGTCCACGGAACCGACGGCGCGCTGTCGTGGAGCTTCGAACGGCTCAACGAGCTGCGCCGCCACCGGCGCCCCGCGCCGGGCGAGGACGGGGGCTACGCCACCGTGTACGCCGCGCCCCACCATCCCGACTTCGCCGCCTTCCAGCCCGGAGCGGGCAACGCGATGGGGTTCTCCGACCTGAAGGTGATCGAGGCCCGCGGCTTTCTGGAGTCGATCCGCGACGGCATGCCGCGTGCGCCGGAGGCGACCGACGCGCTGGCGGCCGCGCGGGTCGTGGCGGCGATGGCGCGCTCAGTCGAGGTCGAGGGCTGGGTCGCGGTCGGCGATGACATCCCGAGGAGGTCGGTGGCGTGA
- a CDS encoding IS256 family transposase, translated as MAGQDRMTIVEVVRQVLRDEHADVIRESVKAVAQELMEAEVSELIGAQRGERTEDRATHRNGYRPRRWDTRAGEIELQIPKIRQGSYFPSFLQPRKRSEQALVAVVQQAYVCGVSTRRVDQLVESLGLRISKSEVSRIAGLLDEQVQAFRQRPLEGRYPYLFVDAKIEKVRDGGRVQRKAVVVAHAVHETGRREIIGLDIGAAETEAFWTEFLRSLVARGLLGVQLAISDAHEGLKNALAKVLGAPWQRCTVHFLRDLRGHAHREQHDALGALIRSIFTAPDGTEARKRLADAVSQLEPRLGKVARLLEQAEDDVLAFYSCPKEHWPKIRSTNPLERFNREIGRRTDVVGIFPDDASVIRLVSMLAIEANDEWLVGRSYISQKSMTPLFQSQDQTTITTNNQEEVEELLAA; from the coding sequence ATGGCCGGTCAGGACAGGATGACGATCGTGGAGGTCGTCAGGCAGGTGCTTCGTGATGAGCACGCAGACGTGATCCGCGAGTCGGTCAAGGCCGTCGCTCAGGAGTTGATGGAGGCCGAGGTCTCCGAGCTCATCGGCGCTCAGCGCGGCGAGCGGACCGAGGATCGCGCGACGCATCGCAACGGCTACCGGCCGCGGCGTTGGGACACGAGGGCTGGGGAGATCGAGTTGCAGATCCCCAAGATCCGTCAGGGCAGCTACTTCCCGTCGTTCTTGCAGCCGCGCAAGCGCAGCGAGCAGGCGCTGGTCGCGGTCGTCCAGCAGGCCTATGTCTGCGGCGTGAGCACCCGGCGCGTCGACCAGCTCGTCGAGAGCCTCGGGCTGCGAATCAGCAAGTCGGAGGTCTCGCGGATCGCCGGCCTGCTCGACGAGCAGGTCCAGGCGTTCCGCCAGCGGCCGCTCGAAGGCCGCTACCCGTACTTGTTCGTCGACGCCAAGATCGAGAAGGTCCGCGACGGCGGACGGGTGCAGCGCAAGGCCGTTGTTGTCGCGCATGCCGTCCACGAGACAGGCCGCCGCGAGATCATCGGCCTAGACATCGGCGCCGCGGAGACCGAAGCGTTCTGGACCGAGTTCCTCAGGTCCCTGGTCGCCCGCGGGCTGCTCGGAGTCCAGCTCGCGATCTCCGACGCCCACGAAGGCCTCAAGAACGCGCTGGCCAAGGTGTTAGGGGCGCCCTGGCAGCGCTGCACCGTGCACTTCCTCAGAGACCTCCGCGGCCACGCCCACCGCGAACAGCACGACGCCTTGGGCGCCTTGATCCGCTCGATCTTCACCGCGCCCGACGGCACCGAAGCTCGCAAGCGGCTGGCCGACGCCGTTTCTCAGCTCGAGCCCAGGCTGGGCAAGGTCGCCCGGCTACTCGAACAGGCCGAGGACGACGTCCTGGCCTTCTACAGCTGCCCGAAGGAGCACTGGCCCAAGATCCGCTCGACCAATCCGCTGGAACGGTTCAACCGCGAGATCGGCCGCCGCACCGACGTCGTCGGCATCTTCCCCGACGACGCTTCGGTGATCCGACTGGTCTCGATGCTCGCGATCGAAGCCAACGACGAATGGCTCGTCGGGCGAAGCTACATCAGCCAGAAGTCGATGACCCCTCTCTTCCAATCCCAGGATCAGACGACCATCACCACCAACAATCAGGAGGAGGTCGAAGAGCTCCTCGCGGCCTGA
- a CDS encoding sugar phosphate isomerase/epimerase family protein codes for MSRPVSLFTGQWADRPLRSVAARAAAWGFDGLELCCWGEHYDVARALSDPPYVIARRRLLERCGLVCSAIAAHLVGQAVCDVPIDARHRAILPARVWGDGEPEGVRRRAAAEMADTARAAAAIGAQVVVGFTGSAIWHALAGFPPISDTAVDAGYADFAERWRPILDVFAAEGVRFALEVHPGEIAYDHWTTERAFAALDHPAFALNFDPSHLHWQHVDPAGFVRAHGGRIINVHAKDTALRLDGRNGLLSSHLPFGDGRRGWDFRSTGRGQIDFEEIIRALDDVGYDGPIAIEWEDAGMDRELAAQDALRFVRSLQRTPSGQRFDAAFAADDGGN; via the coding sequence ATGAGCCGCCCCGTGAGCCTCTTCACCGGTCAATGGGCCGATCGTCCCCTGCGGTCGGTCGCGGCCCGGGCCGCCGCGTGGGGGTTCGACGGGCTGGAGCTCTGCTGCTGGGGCGAGCACTACGACGTCGCCCGGGCGCTGTCGGACCCGCCCTACGTCATCGCGCGCCGCCGGCTGCTCGAGCGCTGCGGACTGGTGTGCTCGGCGATCGCGGCGCACCTCGTCGGGCAGGCCGTCTGCGACGTGCCGATCGACGCCCGCCACCGCGCCATCCTGCCCGCGCGCGTGTGGGGCGACGGCGAGCCCGAGGGCGTGCGGCGCCGCGCGGCGGCCGAAATGGCCGACACCGCGCGAGCGGCGGCAGCGATCGGCGCCCAGGTCGTGGTCGGGTTCACCGGCTCGGCGATCTGGCACGCGCTCGCCGGCTTCCCGCCGATCTCCGACACGGCCGTCGACGCGGGCTACGCAGACTTCGCCGAGCGCTGGAGGCCGATCCTCGACGTGTTCGCGGCCGAGGGGGTGCGGTTCGCGCTGGAGGTCCATCCGGGCGAGATCGCCTACGACCATTGGACCACCGAGCGGGCATTCGCCGCGCTCGACCATCCCGCCTTCGCGCTGAACTTCGACCCGAGCCACCTGCACTGGCAGCACGTGGATCCGGCGGGCTTCGTCCGGGCCCACGGTGGGCGGATCATCAACGTCCATGCCAAGGACACCGCCCTGCGCCTGGACGGGCGCAACGGCCTCCTCTCGTCCCACCTGCCCTTCGGCGACGGGCGCCGCGGCTGGGACTTCCGCTCGACCGGCCGTGGCCAGATCGACTTCGAGGAGATCATCCGCGCGCTCGACGACGTCGGCTATGACGGGCCGATCGCCATCGAGTGGGAGGACGCCGGCATGGACCGCGAGCTCGCTGCTCAAGACGCGCTCCGATTCGTGCGTTCGCTGCAGCGCACACCCTCGGGTCAGCGCTTCGACGCGGCGTTCGCCGCCGACGATGGCGGGAATTGA